A section of the Arabiibacter massiliensis genome encodes:
- a CDS encoding VTT domain-containing protein translates to MTDKFDTGKIKKIAEERKEALHEKAEEEVVVRGRKLEKGDIFKFAGLIAFFALMVLICVLLWPYFHDLFEPGGLDRIINDVRGAGPVGFLILLGLQFLQIVVAFIPGEVVQVAAGMLYGPWIGALFILIGCVLSSAFIFGLVHKLGAPFVQGMVPTQYLEKFRRFERSGKLNIIVFILFLIPGLPKDVFTYLVPLTDMRMRTFLLLSNVGRIPGIIVSTYAADGLVEGRIVQSVIIFAVAAVIAILGIVFRERIMKLLERHSHNDD, encoded by the coding sequence ATGACTGACAAGTTCGACACGGGTAAGATCAAGAAAATCGCCGAGGAGCGCAAAGAGGCGCTGCACGAGAAGGCCGAGGAGGAAGTGGTCGTCCGCGGGCGCAAGCTCGAGAAGGGCGACATCTTCAAGTTCGCCGGCCTCATCGCGTTCTTCGCGCTCATGGTGCTCATCTGCGTGCTTTTGTGGCCGTACTTCCACGACCTGTTCGAGCCCGGCGGCCTCGACCGCATCATCAACGACGTGCGCGGCGCGGGCCCTGTCGGGTTCCTTATCCTGCTGGGCTTGCAGTTCCTCCAGATCGTGGTGGCGTTCATTCCGGGCGAGGTCGTGCAGGTGGCGGCGGGCATGCTGTACGGGCCGTGGATCGGCGCGCTGTTCATCCTCATCGGCTGCGTGCTGTCCAGCGCGTTCATCTTCGGGCTCGTGCACAAGCTGGGCGCGCCGTTCGTGCAGGGCATGGTGCCCACGCAGTACCTCGAGAAGTTCCGGCGCTTCGAGCGCTCCGGCAAGCTGAACATCATCGTGTTCATCCTGTTTTTGATCCCCGGGCTGCCGAAGGACGTGTTCACCTACCTCGTGCCGCTCACGGACATGCGCATGCGTACGTTTCTGCTGCTGTCCAACGTGGGCCGCATCCCTGGCATCATCGTGTCGACATACGCGGCGGATGGCCTGGTGGAAGGCCGCATCGTGCAGAGCGTGATCATCTTCGCAGTGGCCGCGGTCATCGCGATCTTGGGCATCGTGTTCCGCGAGCGCATCATGAAGCTGCTCGAACGTCATTCGCATAACGACGACTAG
- a CDS encoding PRC-barrel domain-containing protein, producing MASKLITTSELTGVRVVGGKNGQKRIGKVRRFVFHPKEKRCVGFIVKRPDLLWMFRRKDKFVSIQGYDLVDGRIAIRDVPEATDRAACKALGVNYDDCVLWVGLPVMCEDGTAFGTVGDVTFNRITGTVESFDTDSGATANALLGKRTVPAELIVGFRRGMGAQLATVGQEGAQTDDVVLGAILVSDEVKELAAEGGVAEKAGAATAVAMDKVHTTVDKAKPVVSEAAKKTGEVVNKGAYATGKQIAKSKTMFSDFKEEYDKARGPKPAKGEQAIAKSDGAAKPAAAKKPAAPKKKPAPKKNMFAAFKDEFDKARKDD from the coding sequence ATGGCAAGCAAACTCATCACCACGAGCGAGCTCACGGGCGTCCGCGTCGTGGGCGGCAAGAACGGCCAGAAGCGCATCGGCAAGGTGCGCCGTTTCGTGTTCCATCCCAAGGAGAAGCGCTGCGTCGGCTTCATCGTGAAGCGGCCCGACCTCCTGTGGATGTTCCGCCGCAAGGACAAGTTCGTGTCCATTCAAGGATACGACCTGGTGGACGGCCGCATCGCTATCCGCGACGTGCCCGAGGCCACCGATCGCGCCGCCTGCAAGGCGCTCGGCGTCAACTACGACGACTGCGTGCTGTGGGTGGGGCTGCCCGTCATGTGCGAAGACGGCACGGCGTTCGGCACGGTGGGCGACGTCACGTTCAACCGCATCACCGGCACGGTGGAGTCGTTCGACACCGACTCCGGCGCCACGGCCAACGCGCTTCTGGGCAAGCGCACCGTGCCGGCCGAGCTCATCGTGGGATTCCGCCGCGGCATGGGCGCGCAGCTGGCGACCGTGGGGCAGGAGGGCGCGCAGACCGACGACGTCGTGCTCGGCGCCATCCTCGTGTCCGACGAGGTGAAGGAGCTCGCAGCCGAGGGCGGCGTGGCCGAGAAGGCGGGCGCGGCTACGGCGGTGGCAATGGACAAGGTGCACACCACGGTCGACAAGGCGAAGCCCGTCGTGAGCGAGGCCGCCAAGAAAACCGGCGAGGTGGTGAACAAGGGCGCGTACGCCACCGGCAAGCAGATAGCCAAGTCCAAGACGATGTTCTCCGACTTCAAGGAGGAGTACGACAAGGCGCGCGGCCCGAAGCCGGCCAAGGGCGAGCAGGCCATCGCGAAGTCGGACGGCGCCGCCAAGCCCGCCGCCGCGAAGAAGCCAGCCGCGCCGAAGAAGAAGCCCGCGCCCAAGAAGAACATGTTCGCAGCGTTCAAAGACGAATTCGACAAGGCACGCAAAGATGACTGA
- a CDS encoding YtxH domain-containing protein, with translation MGNKLGAFLAGGLAGAAIALLYAPRSGQETRAIVTDKVNAAWGEAQELGAQAGSNVQHAYHEAAAKGQEVVQDVAAKGQELYGQATQRVQDAAENIKPAFSQKNDELRDKIEAARQRIASQVAKNAEQAHETVSDTIPVAADTAHEAVDAVQDKAQDVADAVKDKAEDAAEKIGGDKPADAQ, from the coding sequence ATGGGCAACAAACTAGGTGCTTTCCTGGCCGGCGGGCTCGCAGGCGCGGCCATCGCGCTTCTGTACGCTCCCCGCTCGGGTCAGGAGACGCGGGCCATAGTCACGGACAAGGTGAACGCCGCATGGGGCGAGGCCCAGGAGCTCGGCGCTCAGGCCGGTTCGAACGTGCAGCACGCGTACCACGAGGCCGCGGCCAAGGGCCAGGAGGTCGTGCAGGATGTGGCCGCCAAGGGCCAGGAGCTGTACGGCCAGGCCACGCAGCGGGTGCAGGACGCCGCCGAGAACATCAAGCCGGCGTTCTCGCAGAAGAACGACGAGCTGCGCGACAAGATCGAGGCCGCGCGCCAGCGCATCGCCTCGCAGGTGGCCAAGAACGCCGAGCAGGCGCACGAGACGGTAAGCGACACCATCCCGGTTGCGGCCGACACGGCGCATGAGGCCGTCGACGCCGTGCAGGACAAGGCGCAGGACGTCGCCGATGCGGTGAAGGACAAGGCGGAGGACGCGGCCGAGAAGATCGGCGGCGACAAGCCGGCCGACGCCCAGTAA
- a CDS encoding D-alanine--D-alanine ligase: MGLKVAVLMGGASFEREFSLASGRCVCAALEEAGHKAVPLDTTSELVPTLRSERPDVCYSALHGKHGEDGTIQSLLEFLDIPFVGSPSSVCQRAWNKDSMHSEMAVYRAITGEAPVASWPQGLYIARDAFKDMGAATALDLVEQRVIGGYPVAVKPAHGGSAMGVHKVDSIDELGEAILDALSFDEAVVIEQWIDGVEMAVSVLGTGWDAYALPPVEIVPKSGMYDTEARMTPGAVECFAPVRNVSLAPDEADAQAIRAEIERAALEVYRAYNVRDLARIDLIWDGAQARVFEVNVSPGMAERSLFPAACEAAGLSLPKVLDELVSQYA, translated from the coding sequence ATGGGCCTCAAAGTTGCAGTGTTGATGGGCGGCGCGTCGTTCGAGCGCGAGTTCTCCCTGGCCAGCGGCAGATGCGTGTGCGCGGCGCTCGAGGAGGCCGGCCACAAGGCGGTGCCGCTCGACACCACGAGCGAGCTCGTGCCCACGCTGCGCAGCGAGCGCCCCGACGTGTGCTACAGCGCCCTGCATGGCAAGCACGGCGAGGACGGCACCATCCAGAGCCTGCTCGAGTTCCTGGACATCCCCTTCGTAGGCTCGCCATCGAGCGTCTGCCAGCGCGCGTGGAACAAGGATTCCATGCACTCCGAGATGGCCGTCTACCGCGCCATCACCGGCGAGGCCCCCGTGGCGTCGTGGCCGCAGGGCCTCTACATCGCGCGCGACGCGTTCAAGGACATGGGCGCGGCCACGGCGCTCGACCTGGTGGAACAGCGCGTGATCGGCGGCTACCCTGTGGCCGTGAAGCCCGCGCACGGCGGGTCCGCCATGGGCGTGCACAAGGTGGACTCGATCGACGAGCTGGGCGAGGCCATCCTCGACGCGCTCTCGTTCGACGAGGCCGTGGTCATCGAGCAGTGGATCGACGGCGTGGAGATGGCCGTTTCCGTGCTGGGCACCGGTTGGGACGCCTACGCGCTGCCCCCGGTGGAGATCGTGCCGAAGAGCGGCATGTACGACACCGAGGCCCGCATGACGCCCGGCGCCGTGGAGTGCTTCGCGCCCGTGCGCAACGTCTCGCTCGCGCCCGACGAGGCCGACGCCCAGGCCATCCGCGCCGAGATCGAGCGCGCAGCGCTGGAGGTGTACCGCGCCTACAACGTGCGCGACCTCGCCCGCATCGACCTCATCTGGGACGGCGCCCAGGCCCGCGTCTTCGAGGTGAACGTGTCGCCCGGCATGGCCGAGCGCTCCCTGTTCCCCGCCGCCTGCGAAGCCGCCGGCCTCTCCCTCCCGAAGGTCCTCGACGAACTGGTGTCCCAGTACGCGTAA
- a CDS encoding PLP-dependent aminotransferase family protein, whose translation MTTAHLTFDQTSDKIAERVVKMRSSAVRDLFAAASNPNIISLSGGMPDVSLLPHAAIRTATRAACDDERAVALQYGSTDGRVETKQVFCDLMRDIGVRAKPENVLITTGAQEALDLMAKTFLNPGDIVLAEGPTYLGALQAFSAYEPDVRCISFDDEGMRMDLLEEELARIGKGNPRLKFLYTIPNFQNPGGVTMVPARRKRLLELADEYGFMMVEDDPYGRLRYDGGHVLPLKALSDDVVYLGTVSKVFAPGLRTGWIAAPKSVLAKINLVKQGTDLCGSAFNQVVVEHYFTDTPWQKTLQKFVDTYRTRRDAMLAALDEHFPAEATWTRPEGGFFVWVTLPSYVDTGSMLSVALENGVTYTPGDGFFADGKTGRNCMRIAFCYESPENLAEAIKRLAAVINDRLELYRAFLDAGAIKAE comes from the coding sequence ATGACCACGGCTCACCTCACATTCGACCAGACGAGCGACAAGATCGCCGAACGCGTCGTCAAGATGCGCTCGTCGGCCGTGCGCGACCTGTTCGCCGCCGCGTCGAACCCCAACATCATCTCGCTGTCCGGCGGCATGCCCGACGTCTCGCTGCTTCCGCACGCCGCCATCCGCACGGCCACGCGCGCCGCCTGCGACGACGAGCGCGCCGTGGCGCTGCAGTACGGCTCCACCGACGGCCGCGTGGAGACGAAGCAGGTATTCTGCGACCTCATGCGCGACATCGGCGTGCGCGCCAAGCCCGAGAACGTCCTCATCACCACGGGCGCCCAAGAGGCGCTCGACCTCATGGCCAAGACGTTTTTGAACCCCGGCGACATCGTGCTGGCCGAGGGTCCCACCTACCTGGGCGCGCTCCAGGCGTTCAGCGCCTACGAGCCCGACGTGCGCTGCATCTCCTTCGACGACGAGGGCATGCGCATGGACCTGCTGGAAGAGGAGCTCGCGCGCATCGGCAAGGGCAATCCGCGCCTCAAGTTCCTCTACACCATCCCGAACTTCCAGAATCCCGGCGGCGTGACCATGGTGCCCGCCCGCCGCAAGCGCCTGCTGGAGCTGGCCGACGAGTACGGCTTCATGATGGTGGAGGACGATCCCTACGGCCGGCTGCGCTACGACGGCGGCCACGTGCTGCCGCTCAAGGCGCTTTCGGACGACGTGGTGTACCTGGGCACGGTGTCGAAGGTGTTCGCGCCGGGCCTGCGTACCGGCTGGATTGCTGCGCCGAAGAGCGTGCTGGCCAAGATCAACCTGGTGAAGCAGGGCACCGACCTCTGCGGCAGCGCGTTCAACCAGGTGGTGGTGGAGCACTACTTCACCGACACCCCGTGGCAGAAGACGCTGCAGAAGTTCGTGGACACCTACCGCACGCGCCGCGACGCTATGCTGGCCGCGCTCGACGAGCACTTCCCGGCTGAGGCCACCTGGACGCGTCCCGAAGGCGGGTTCTTCGTGTGGGTGACGCTGCCGAGCTACGTGGATACCGGCTCCATGCTGTCGGTGGCGTTGGAGAACGGCGTGACGTACACGCCCGGCGACGGCTTCTTCGCAGATGGGAAGACCGGCAGGAACTGCATGCGCATCGCGTTCTGCTACGAGAGCCCCGAGAACCTGGCCGAAGCCATCAAGCGCCTCGCCGCCGTCATCAACGACCGCCTGGAACTCTACCGCGCATTCCTCGACGCCGGCGCCATCAAGGCGGAATAA
- the serS gene encoding serine--tRNA ligase: MLDIKFVRDNQEAVAEAMKNRNASWDASRFSQLDEARRDAIAREEALQAERNAASKSIGKMMAAGQKDEAEAAKERVRAINDELAGAGKEREEADEALRDMLMRTPNMPADTTPVGADENDNPEVRRWGMPRDFAAEGFAMKPHWDLGPELGIIDFERAVKLAASRFILLGGLGARLERALINFMADTHTSRGYKEWWCPAMANAETLTGTGQLPKFEEDLFHTTEGLYLIPTAEVQLTNIHAGEVLDASQLPLKYCAFTPCFREEAGSAGRDTRGLIRVHQFDKVEMVKYAKPEESYDDLEAMVADAENILQLLGLPYRVISLCTGDIGFSAAKTYDLEVWLPSYNGYKEISSCSNCTDFQARRANIKYRDPAAFKGSRYVHTLNGSGLAVGRTMAAVIENYQQADGTIKVPDVLVPYMGGVEVIAPE; the protein is encoded by the coding sequence ATGCTCGACATCAAGTTCGTCCGCGACAACCAGGAAGCCGTCGCCGAGGCGATGAAGAACCGCAATGCTTCGTGGGACGCGTCGCGCTTCTCCCAGCTTGACGAGGCGCGCCGCGACGCCATCGCGCGCGAGGAGGCGCTGCAGGCCGAGCGCAACGCCGCATCGAAGTCCATCGGCAAGATGATGGCCGCCGGCCAGAAAGACGAGGCCGAGGCCGCCAAAGAGCGCGTCCGCGCCATAAACGACGAGCTGGCCGGCGCGGGCAAGGAGCGCGAGGAGGCCGACGAGGCCCTGCGCGATATGCTCATGCGCACCCCCAACATGCCCGCCGACACCACGCCCGTGGGCGCCGACGAGAACGACAACCCCGAGGTGCGCCGCTGGGGTATGCCGCGCGACTTCGCCGCCGAGGGCTTCGCCATGAAGCCGCACTGGGACCTGGGGCCGGAGCTGGGCATCATCGACTTCGAGCGCGCCGTGAAGCTGGCCGCGAGCCGCTTCATCCTGCTGGGGGGCCTCGGCGCCCGCCTCGAGCGCGCGCTCATCAACTTCATGGCCGACACGCACACCTCTCGCGGCTACAAGGAGTGGTGGTGCCCGGCCATGGCCAACGCCGAGACGCTCACCGGCACCGGCCAGCTGCCGAAGTTCGAGGAGGACCTGTTCCACACCACGGAGGGCCTCTACCTCATCCCCACGGCCGAGGTGCAGCTCACGAATATCCACGCCGGCGAGGTGCTCGACGCCAGCCAGCTGCCGCTCAAATACTGCGCGTTCACGCCGTGCTTCCGCGAGGAGGCCGGCAGCGCGGGCCGCGACACGCGCGGGCTCATCCGCGTGCACCAGTTCGACAAGGTGGAGATGGTGAAGTACGCCAAGCCCGAGGAGAGCTACGACGACCTCGAGGCCATGGTGGCCGACGCCGAGAACATCCTGCAGCTGCTGGGCCTGCCGTACCGCGTGATCAGCCTGTGCACGGGCGACATCGGGTTCTCGGCCGCCAAGACCTACGATTTGGAGGTGTGGCTGCCCAGCTACAACGGCTACAAGGAGATCTCGTCGTGCTCCAACTGCACCGACTTCCAGGCGCGCCGCGCGAACATCAAGTACCGCGACCCGGCCGCGTTCAAGGGCTCGCGCTACGTGCACACGCTGAACGGCTCCGGCCTGGCCGTGGGCCGCACGATGGCCGCCGTCATCGAGAACTACCAGCAGGCCGACGGCACCATCAAGGTTCCCGACGTGCTGGTGCCCTACATGGGCGGCGTCGAGGTCATCGCGCCCGAGTAG